A part of Eubacterium sp. AB3007 genomic DNA contains:
- a CDS encoding TrpB-like pyridoxal phosphate-dependent enzyme, translating into MSKKTSTIPYKIYLEESEMPTQYYNMRADMKKKPAPLVNPGTGQPMTREELCGVFCEELVEQELDDTTPFIEIPKEIRDFYKMYRPSPLVRAYCLEEKLDTPAHIYYKFEGNNTSGSHKLNSAIAQAYYAKKQGLKGVTTETGAGQWGTALSMACSYLDMDLKVYMVKVSYEQKPFRREVMRTYGAEVTPSPSMTTEIGKKINAEHPGTTGSLGCAISEAVEYAVSHEGYRYVLGSVLNQVLLHQSVIGLETKAALDKYGIKPDMIIGCAGGGSNLGGLIAPFMGEKLRGEADYEILAIEPASCPSFTRGIYAYDFCDTGEICPLAKMYTLGSQFIPSANHAGGLRFHGMSTTLSELYDQGLMSARAYEQTEVFAAAEQFARIEGILPAPESSHAIKAAIDEALKCKETGEEKTIVFGLTGTGYFDLKAYEQFNDGTMTDHIPTDEELAEARKCLPQVSAV; encoded by the coding sequence ATGTCAAAGAAAACTAGCACCATTCCATACAAGATCTATCTCGAAGAGAGCGAGATGCCGACCCAGTACTACAACATGCGGGCGGACATGAAGAAGAAACCGGCCCCTCTGGTGAATCCGGGTACAGGGCAGCCGATGACCAGAGAAGAACTCTGCGGAGTCTTCTGCGAGGAACTGGTGGAGCAGGAACTGGATGATACCACACCGTTCATCGAGATCCCTAAGGAAATCCGGGACTTTTACAAGATGTATCGGCCTTCTCCCCTGGTGCGCGCTTACTGTCTGGAGGAGAAACTGGACACACCGGCCCACATCTACTATAAGTTCGAGGGGAATAACACCAGCGGCTCCCATAAGCTGAATTCCGCCATCGCCCAGGCTTACTATGCTAAGAAGCAGGGACTCAAGGGAGTCACCACGGAGACCGGTGCCGGCCAGTGGGGCACCGCCCTTTCCATGGCCTGCAGCTACCTGGACATGGATCTGAAGGTGTATATGGTGAAGGTGAGTTATGAGCAAAAGCCCTTCCGCAGAGAGGTCATGCGCACCTATGGCGCAGAGGTCACGCCCTCTCCATCCATGACCACGGAGATCGGAAAGAAGATCAACGCGGAGCATCCGGGCACCACCGGATCACTTGGCTGCGCCATCTCTGAGGCGGTAGAATATGCTGTCTCCCATGAGGGTTACAGATATGTGCTGGGCAGTGTGCTGAATCAGGTCCTCCTGCACCAGAGTGTCATCGGTCTGGAGACCAAGGCGGCGCTGGACAAGTACGGGATCAAGCCCGACATGATCATCGGATGTGCCGGTGGAGGATCCAATCTGGGTGGACTCATTGCGCCCTTTATGGGAGAAAAACTCAGGGGAGAAGCAGATTATGAGATCCTGGCCATCGAACCAGCCTCCTGCCCCAGCTTTACCAGAGGGATCTATGCCTATGACTTTTGCGACACCGGGGAGATCTGCCCCCTGGCCAAGATGTATACGTTGGGCAGCCAGTTCATCCCCTCGGCCAACCACGCAGGCGGCCTCAGGTTCCACGGGATGAGCACGACTTTGTCTGAGCTGTATGATCAGGGCCTGATGAGTGCCAGAGCCTACGAGCAGACAGAGGTGTTTGCAGCGGCTGAGCAATTCGCCCGTATCGAGGGGATCCTTCCCGCCCCGGAGAGCAGCCACGCCATCAAGGCCGCCATCGACGAAGCTCTGAAATGCAAGGAAACCGGCGAAGAGAAGACCATCGTCTTCGGCCTCACCGGCACCGGCTACTTCGATCTGAAGGCCTACGAACAGTTCAATGACGGCACCATGACCGACCACATCCCGACGGACGAGGAACTGGCCGAGGCGAGGAAATGCCTGCCTCAGGTATCTGCGGTGTAA
- the proB gene encoding glutamate 5-kinase — protein sequence MYRNMIKDSKRIVIKVGTSTLTHENGKLNLRRIGDLCRVITDLHNAGRDIILVTSGAIGVGMGKLGIERRPVSRIQRQALAAVGQCELMFIYDKLFGEFNQTVAQVLVNAEAVDEPVSRQNVLNTFEQLLEIGVIPIVNENDTVGTAELDGHSIGDNDTLSAIVATLIDADALAILTDIDGLFDKNPAKDPTARLIPVVPEITPEIIKLAGKPGSRLGTGGMATKVSAADITTMAGIPCCVLAGNDTDNLYRLFDGEEIGTLFLPKE from the coding sequence ATGTATAGAAACATGATCAAAGACAGCAAACGCATTGTCATCAAAGTAGGCACCAGCACCCTGACCCACGAAAACGGGAAACTGAACCTCCGCCGGATCGGCGATCTATGTCGTGTGATCACCGATCTGCACAACGCCGGCCGGGACATCATCCTGGTCACCTCCGGCGCCATCGGCGTGGGCATGGGCAAGCTGGGGATCGAGCGGCGTCCGGTGAGCCGGATCCAGCGCCAGGCGCTGGCGGCAGTTGGACAGTGCGAGCTGATGTTTATCTATGACAAACTTTTCGGAGAATTCAACCAGACGGTCGCCCAGGTGCTGGTGAACGCAGAAGCGGTGGACGAGCCTGTCTCCAGGCAGAACGTGCTGAATACCTTTGAGCAGTTGTTGGAGATCGGTGTCATCCCAATCGTAAACGAAAACGACACCGTCGGCACCGCGGAGCTGGATGGACACAGCATCGGGGATAACGATACTCTATCCGCCATCGTAGCCACGCTGATCGATGCAGACGCGCTGGCTATCCTGACGGACATCGACGGGCTTTTCGACAAGAATCCCGCCAAGGATCCCACTGCCAGATTGATCCCCGTCGTACCGGAGATCACTCCGGAAATCATCAAGCTGGCCGGCAAACCCGGTTCCCGGCTGGGAACCGGTGGAATGGCCACCAAGGTGAGCGCAGCAGATATTACGACCATGGCAGGGATCCCCTGCTGTGTGCTGGCGGGAAACGACACAGATAACCTGTACCGTCTCTTCGACGGCGAAGAGATCGGTACTCTGTTTTTACCAAAGGAGTAA
- a CDS encoding response regulator, with the protein MLVLIGLTDYNEAEYMKNIIMRRGCSVHIARDVNSMLKRTVESPYEYIFFDAEWIENGCPSLEERIVEVSRQTRVVVLAGNEKYTMKAFQLHVSGYIVRPVTEEKINWEFHWNQEYGVEQRSKEKPDFYIRTFGAFECFVEGRPVAFRYQKTKELLAYLIDRRGAMCTNQELVSVLWGDQDLRKKASYLKNLKTDLAQVFSRVDRSEALIRQRGMIGVVPDKIPCDYFELEKNGGSFFDVYRGEYMSLLQSLLRKLR; encoded by the coding sequence ATGTTGGTCCTGATCGGCCTTACAGATTACAACGAAGCCGAGTATATGAAGAACATCATCATGAGAAGAGGATGCTCGGTCCACATCGCGCGTGATGTGAACAGTATGTTGAAGAGGACGGTGGAGAGTCCCTATGAGTATATTTTTTTCGATGCGGAATGGATCGAAAACGGTTGTCCGTCATTGGAAGAAAGGATCGTTGAAGTCTCCAGACAAACGAGGGTCGTGGTGCTGGCTGGAAACGAAAAGTACACGATGAAGGCATTTCAACTTCACGTGTCCGGATATATCGTAAGGCCTGTCACGGAAGAAAAGATCAACTGGGAGTTCCACTGGAATCAGGAGTACGGTGTGGAGCAGCGATCGAAGGAGAAACCGGATTTCTATATTCGGACTTTCGGGGCTTTTGAATGCTTTGTGGAGGGGAGGCCTGTCGCTTTCCGTTACCAGAAAACTAAGGAACTTCTGGCGTATCTGATCGATCGGCGCGGCGCCATGTGTACGAACCAGGAACTCGTGTCTGTACTGTGGGGGGATCAGGATCTTCGGAAGAAGGCATCTTATCTGAAGAATCTGAAGACGGATCTGGCGCAGGTCTTCTCGCGTGTTGACCGAAGCGAAGCATTGATCAGGCAACGCGGCATGATCGGTGTGGTGCCGGACAAGATTCCTTGTGATTATTTTGAACTGGAAAAAAACGGGGGATCGTTCTTCGATGTATACCGGGGGGAATATATGAGCCTGTTACAGAGCCTGTTACGGAAACTGAGGTGA
- a CDS encoding LPXTG cell wall anchor domain-containing protein produces MKGVDQDKEKKGVTGGKKKKAKRSATYVKTGDRTPFSIWIGLVLVALILLTAMLVWHRKRMAKREGHPAELD; encoded by the coding sequence GTGAAGGGAGTCGATCAGGATAAGGAGAAGAAAGGGGTCACCGGAGGTAAAAAGAAGAAAGCGAAGAGATCTGCCACATATGTGAAGACCGGCGACAGAACGCCCTTCTCCATCTGGATCGGACTTGTTCTGGTGGCACTGATCCTACTGACGGCCATGCTTGTTTGGCATAGAAAAAGAATGGCGAAGAGAGAGGGGCATCCAGCTGAGCTGGATTGA
- a CDS encoding TIGR00266 family protein, which produces MQYKIIGDNFPTVICNLNAGEKMITESGAMAWMSPNMKMETVGGGVKKALGRMFSGDTLFQNHYTAQGGPGEIAFASSFPGKIVPIELKPGMEFIVQKSAFLASETGVNLDIFFRKKLGAGLFGGEGFIMQKLSGQGICFIEIDGALHEYTLAAGQSIVIDTGYLAGMDATCTMDIQSVPGVKNMLLGGEGIFNTVVHGPGRVLLQTMPINAVAGALNPYIITSN; this is translated from the coding sequence ATGCAATATAAAATCATCGGGGACAACTTCCCTACCGTCATCTGCAATCTGAACGCAGGAGAGAAAATGATCACCGAGAGTGGTGCCATGGCATGGATGAGTCCCAACATGAAGATGGAAACTGTTGGCGGCGGCGTCAAGAAAGCCCTTGGACGTATGTTCTCCGGCGACACACTGTTCCAGAACCACTATACCGCGCAGGGCGGGCCTGGTGAGATTGCCTTCGCCTCCTCCTTCCCTGGCAAGATCGTCCCCATTGAGCTCAAACCAGGCATGGAATTCATCGTTCAGAAGTCTGCCTTCCTGGCCAGCGAGACCGGTGTCAATCTGGACATCTTCTTCCGCAAGAAATTAGGCGCTGGCCTTTTCGGCGGCGAGGGATTCATCATGCAGAAACTGTCTGGACAGGGAATCTGCTTCATCGAGATCGACGGTGCCCTCCACGAGTACACACTGGCTGCTGGCCAGAGCATCGTCATCGACACCGGTTACCTGGCCGGCATGGATGCCACCTGCACCATGGATATTCAGTCGGTTCCCGGCGTGAAGAACATGCTGCTGGGCGGAGAGGGGATCTTCAACACCGTGGTCCACGGTCCTGGCAGAGTTCTTCTGCAGACCATGCCGATCAACGCCGTAGCAGGCGCACTGAACCCTTACATCATCACTTCCAACTAG
- a CDS encoding MFS transporter yields the protein MEYTAEQQKNTLRMTVVTALITTFLGSAINLCVPTLEAEFHTSAVTIGWIVTAYMLTVSSLSVPMGKLADATGRKRILMIGISLMGLVSLASCFAVSIRMLLVLRVLQGVAGSMIFSTNNAMLIASYPPQERGRVLGLSTAAVYTGLSLGPVLGGVLNHNLGWRSIFAVTAIACVASFLLSLRAAPADRPQSKTRPDVTGSLLFIGSVGMSLYGFSTFTGGLMSKLFLVTGLLLFVLFIFVENRAVEPVIRLSMFTRDRVYTLSNFAAMLNYGATFAISYLVSIYLQVDMGYNSQTAGLILITMPVVQAIFSPMMGKLSDRVPPWKLASTGMCFCVIGLILFAFLKTETPLWYVLIALVIEGFGFALFSSPNTNAIMARVEKKDLSVANSILATMRTYGHASSMAIVTLVAGSYLGNRALDAVSAQELVQTLHVTFCIFIALGVAAVFMSMARGQD from the coding sequence ATGGAATATACGGCAGAGCAACAGAAGAATACTCTACGAATGACAGTGGTGACAGCACTTATCACCACTTTTCTGGGAAGCGCCATCAATCTCTGTGTTCCGACTTTGGAAGCAGAGTTTCATACCAGTGCCGTGACGATTGGATGGATCGTAACCGCCTATATGTTGACGGTGAGTTCCCTCAGCGTTCCGATGGGGAAACTGGCGGATGCCACTGGCCGAAAACGCATCCTCATGATCGGGATCAGCTTGATGGGCCTCGTATCTCTGGCCAGTTGCTTTGCTGTCTCTATCCGAATGCTGCTTGTACTGCGTGTTTTGCAGGGGGTGGCAGGATCGATGATCTTCTCTACCAACAACGCCATGCTGATTGCCTCCTATCCGCCGCAGGAACGGGGCAGGGTACTGGGACTGTCCACGGCAGCGGTATACACCGGACTATCACTGGGACCGGTGCTGGGAGGAGTTCTGAACCACAACCTGGGGTGGCGGTCTATCTTCGCGGTGACAGCCATCGCCTGCGTGGCGTCTTTCCTGCTGTCGCTGCGGGCGGCGCCAGCGGACAGACCACAGAGCAAGACCCGGCCGGATGTAACAGGGAGTCTGCTGTTCATCGGCTCCGTGGGGATGAGCCTGTATGGGTTCAGCACCTTTACCGGAGGTCTGATGAGTAAGCTCTTTCTGGTAACAGGACTCCTTCTCTTCGTGTTGTTTATCTTTGTGGAGAACCGAGCAGTGGAGCCGGTGATCCGACTTTCCATGTTCACCAGAGACAGGGTTTATACGCTCTCCAATTTTGCTGCTATGCTGAACTATGGGGCCACCTTTGCCATCAGTTACCTGGTCAGTATCTATCTGCAGGTGGATATGGGGTACAATTCACAGACAGCCGGGTTGATCCTGATCACCATGCCTGTTGTGCAGGCTATATTCTCTCCGATGATGGGGAAACTTTCAGATCGGGTACCGCCCTGGAAACTGGCCAGTACGGGCATGTGCTTCTGTGTGATAGGACTGATCCTGTTTGCTTTTCTGAAGACAGAGACACCCCTGTGGTATGTGCTCATCGCACTGGTCATCGAGGGGTTTGGGTTTGCGCTCTTCTCCTCACCCAATACCAATGCTATCATGGCACGTGTGGAGAAGAAGGATCTGAGTGTGGCCAACTCCATCCTGGCTACCATGCGGACCTATGGGCACGCTTCCAGCATGGCTATCGTCACATTGGTGGCTGGCAGTTATCTGGGAAACAGGGCGTTGGACGCGGTCAGTGCGCAGGAACTGGTTCAGACACTGCATGTGACCTTCTGTATTTTCATCGCGCTGGGGGTGGCAGCGGTGTTCATGTCCATGGCGAGGGGACAAGATTGA
- the nadE gene encoding NAD(+) synthase, whose product MGKYYDDHFDPVRVKDEIVQWIRDFFEENGPGCNAVVAISGGKDSSVVAGLCVEALGRERVFGVLLPNGEQADIDASQKLVAHLGIDHVILNIRAAFDGILEEMRTQMGAEPSAQTITNLPARLRMAATYAVAQSRNGRVANTCNLSEDWVGYNTRYGDGAGDFSPLCRLTVQEVRAVGEVLGLPHDLVYKVPIDGLTPLTDEENLGFTYDALDRYIRTGVCEDPEVKANIDHRHKVNLFKLSLMPAFEYAGSIKAK is encoded by the coding sequence ATGGGTAAGTATTATGATGATCATTTCGATCCTGTTCGTGTCAAGGATGAGATCGTACAGTGGATAAGAGACTTTTTTGAAGAGAACGGACCGGGCTGCAATGCGGTGGTGGCGATCAGCGGCGGCAAGGACAGTTCTGTGGTCGCAGGGCTTTGTGTAGAAGCGCTGGGCAGGGAGCGAGTGTTCGGCGTGCTGCTCCCTAATGGAGAGCAGGCGGATATCGACGCCAGCCAGAAACTGGTGGCGCATCTGGGCATCGACCACGTGATCCTGAACATCCGCGCGGCTTTTGATGGAATCCTGGAGGAGATGCGTACACAGATGGGGGCAGAGCCTTCTGCGCAGACCATTACCAATCTGCCGGCCAGGCTGCGGATGGCGGCGACCTATGCAGTAGCACAGTCCAGAAATGGCAGGGTAGCCAACACCTGCAATTTGTCAGAAGACTGGGTGGGCTACAACACCCGCTACGGCGACGGCGCCGGAGATTTCTCTCCACTTTGCAGACTGACGGTTCAGGAGGTGCGTGCGGTGGGCGAAGTCCTGGGGCTGCCTCACGACCTGGTCTACAAAGTTCCCATTGACGGTCTGACCCCTCTTACGGATGAAGAGAACCTGGGCTTCACCTATGATGCTCTGGATCGCTACATCCGGACCGGTGTCTGCGAGGATCCGGAGGTGAAGGCCAACATCGACCATCGTCACAAAGTAAACCTGTTCAAGCTCTCCCTGATGCCGGCATTTGAGTACGCCGGGAGCATCAAGGCGAAGTAG
- a CDS encoding UDP-N-acetylmuramoyl-L-alanyl-D-glutamate--2,6-diaminopimelate ligase, with amino-acid sequence MYLSEMFEGAPALEVTGLSVDSRSVRPGNIFFAIKGTALDGHKFIGSAVKNGAVAVVHSEPVDVSQYGGGVMPVFFQCDDVKGEQGRLSDLFYGSPSREMTVFGVTGTNGKTTVSSIIEWIYGGYAPCGYMGTNGVRFGDMDVLPSLTTPDVIEVHSDLAEMRKRGAEAVAMEVSSHGLAMRRVEKVDFDCAIFTNMTWDHLDYHKTMENYMQAKSLLFRGIKPSGVAVLNADDAASIDLLKEVCACRYVTYGIDTPADYVARELEYGQRGTSFVLEHGGEHYPVKTNLLAKYNVSNLLSAMAAMHEMGMPLADIIARADSIPQVEGRMEIIDEGQDFMAIVDYAHTPDGYEKIFQFAREIAGKDGHIYAGFGCPGKRDIEKRPVMGEIAGRYCDGIVLTLEDPRDADPAEVARELAVGVERAGCPYQVILDREEAIGALLDMANTGDVVLILGKGDEPYMYMEEGRAPWDGDHIVMRRQLKKRLG; translated from the coding sequence ATGTATCTTAGCGAAATGTTTGAGGGAGCACCGGCCCTGGAGGTGACCGGTCTCTCTGTGGATTCCCGGAGTGTAAGACCCGGGAACATATTCTTTGCCATCAAGGGTACGGCTCTGGACGGACATAAGTTCATCGGAAGTGCTGTCAAAAACGGGGCTGTTGCCGTGGTGCATAGTGAGCCGGTAGACGTTTCTCAGTACGGGGGCGGGGTAATGCCAGTGTTCTTTCAGTGTGACGATGTGAAGGGGGAGCAGGGGCGGCTCAGTGATCTTTTCTACGGAAGTCCCAGCCGGGAGATGACCGTGTTCGGGGTCACCGGCACCAATGGCAAGACCACTGTATCCAGCATAATCGAGTGGATCTACGGTGGTTATGCGCCCTGTGGCTACATGGGGACAAACGGTGTGCGGTTCGGGGACATGGACGTGCTTCCGTCTCTGACCACCCCGGATGTGATCGAGGTCCACAGCGATCTGGCAGAGATGCGCAAACGGGGCGCGGAGGCCGTGGCCATGGAGGTCAGTTCTCACGGGCTGGCCATGCGGCGTGTGGAGAAGGTGGATTTTGACTGCGCTATCTTCACCAACATGACCTGGGATCATCTGGATTACCACAAGACCATGGAAAACTACATGCAGGCGAAGAGCCTGCTGTTCCGCGGTATCAAGCCTTCTGGTGTGGCGGTGCTGAATGCGGATGATGCAGCCAGTATCGATCTGTTGAAGGAGGTCTGTGCCTGCCGGTATGTGACCTATGGTATTGATACGCCGGCGGACTATGTGGCAAGGGAACTGGAATATGGACAGCGGGGGACGTCCTTCGTGCTGGAGCACGGCGGTGAGCATTATCCGGTGAAGACCAACCTGCTTGCCAAGTACAACGTGAGCAATCTGCTGTCAGCCATGGCCGCCATGCATGAGATGGGTATGCCTCTGGCAGATATCATCGCCCGGGCAGACTCTATCCCCCAGGTGGAGGGGCGTATGGAGATTATTGACGAGGGCCAGGACTTTATGGCCATCGTGGACTATGCACACACCCCGGATGGCTATGAGAAGATCTTTCAGTTTGCCAGGGAAATAGCCGGAAAGGACGGTCACATCTACGCGGGGTTCGGATGCCCCGGCAAACGGGATATCGAGAAACGCCCTGTTATGGGGGAGATTGCGGGGCGCTACTGTGACGGGATCGTGCTGACTCTGGAGGATCCTCGGGATGCAGATCCCGCAGAGGTGGCCAGAGAATTAGCTGTGGGCGTGGAAAGGGCAGGCTGTCCTTATCAGGTGATCCTGGATCGGGAGGAGGCCATCGGCGCCTTGCTGGATATGGCCAATACCGGCGATGTGGTGTTGATTCTGGGCAAAGGGGACGAACCTTACATGTATATGGAAGAGGGACGTGCTCCCTGGGATGGAGATCACATTGTGATGCGTCGGCAATTGAAGAAGCGGCTTGGTTAG
- a CDS encoding glutamate-5-semialdehyde dehydrogenase, which translates to MSELTTMGNRAREAARLLRVASDGAKSSALRSIAQALIEHTDEILAANAKDLSAARETGMSQSMLDRLALSRDRIQGMADGVEAVADWPDPVGHIQEEYTLPNGILVRKVSVPLGVVGIIFESRPNVTSDCAALCIRAGNACILRGGKEAFQSNSKITEIMRNALAVTDIPEDAVQLVMDTDRRSAKELMEMTGYIDVLIPRGGAGLIRSVVDNAKVPVIETGAGNCHIYVDKAANIEMAADIVVNAKTSRPSVCNAAEHLLVHRDIAEEALPVIASRLREKDVELHVDAAAGAILRGGSDVLPATDADWGTEYIALTMGIKIVDSLEEAVDHIERWSTHHSDCIVTDDQEAADRFLAGVDSAAVYHNASTRFTDGGEMGLGAEIGISTQKLHARGPMGVNQLVTYKYTLCGNGQIR; encoded by the coding sequence ATGAGCGAACTTACGACCATGGGCAACCGCGCCAGAGAAGCCGCTCGCCTTCTTCGTGTCGCGAGCGACGGAGCCAAATCCTCAGCGCTCCGTTCCATCGCCCAAGCGTTGATCGAGCATACCGACGAGATCCTGGCGGCCAATGCGAAAGACCTGTCTGCTGCCAGAGAAACCGGTATGAGCCAATCTATGTTGGATCGTCTGGCCCTCTCCCGGGATCGGATCCAGGGGATGGCTGATGGTGTAGAAGCGGTGGCCGATTGGCCGGATCCAGTGGGCCACATCCAGGAAGAGTATACGCTACCAAACGGCATTCTTGTTCGCAAGGTCAGCGTACCTCTTGGCGTTGTGGGAATCATCTTTGAGTCCCGCCCCAACGTCACCAGTGACTGTGCCGCCCTCTGCATTCGGGCTGGCAATGCCTGCATCCTGCGCGGCGGCAAGGAAGCCTTTCAATCAAACAGCAAGATCACTGAGATCATGCGAAATGCCCTGGCAGTCACCGACATCCCAGAGGACGCGGTGCAGCTGGTCATGGATACAGACCGCCGTTCTGCCAAGGAACTGATGGAAATGACTGGCTATATCGATGTACTGATCCCCCGCGGCGGAGCCGGACTGATCCGCAGCGTGGTGGACAACGCCAAGGTCCCCGTGATCGAAACCGGAGCAGGCAACTGCCACATCTATGTGGACAAAGCCGCGAACATCGAAATGGCTGCCGACATCGTGGTGAATGCCAAGACCTCCCGGCCTTCCGTTTGCAATGCGGCGGAGCACCTGCTGGTGCATCGGGACATCGCCGAAGAGGCGCTCCCGGTGATCGCTTCCAGACTTCGGGAGAAGGATGTCGAACTTCATGTGGATGCTGCGGCGGGCGCGATCCTTCGTGGCGGATCCGACGTGCTCCCCGCCACCGATGCAGATTGGGGCACCGAATACATCGCCCTGACCATGGGCATCAAGATCGTAGATTCACTGGAGGAAGCCGTCGACCACATCGAACGCTGGTCTACGCACCACAGTGACTGCATCGTAACGGATGACCAGGAGGCGGCCGACCGGTTCCTGGCTGGTGTGGACTCCGCTGCCGTCTATCACAACGCTTCCACCAGATTTACCGACGGCGGGGAGATGGGCCTGGGGGCAGAGATCGGGATCTCCACCCAAAAGCTTCATGCCCGCGGTCCCATGGGGGTCAACCAACTGGTAACCTACAAGTACACCCTGTGCGGGAATGGACAGATACGCTAG